TGCGTAAAACGGGTAATGAAGTCCAAAACCATTTGTTGCCGTTCAGTAATGGCGATCACTGTGTTCTCCTCGTATAGTGTACACCTGTTCACTATATACTCTCGTTCATATCTTCTTGTCAAGACGGTGCCACCTTCCCCCCTACAAGATTATCAGTCAGGAGGAACGAATGTGTCGATTACCAGGCATCTGCCTGCTCATGATCAGCCTTGTCAGTTTGCCGATTCAGGCCAAAGCTTTCTGCTTCGAGGAGGCCGGGAGTCAATACGGCATATCGCCACAGCTGCTCTGGAGCATTGCCAAGACGGAGAGCAACTTCAACCCCCGTGCGATCAATCGGAACAGTAACGGAACCTACGATTACGGTCTGATGCAGATCAATTCAAGTTGGGCCAAGAGACTTGGCAAAACATGGAATGAACTGGGAGAGCCATGCACGAATGTAAAGGTGGGAGCCTGGGTGCTGGCCCAATGTATCCAGGATTATGGCTACACTTGGCGGGCTGTCGGTTGTTACAACTCGCGCACCCCGTCGAAGGGGGACCGATACGCCGGGAAAGTGTATCGCATCCTCGCTGAGCATACAAAGCCACAGGCGACGACGCTTATCGCAGCTATCAGCACACCTAGAATCGATTCACCATGGGATGAGGTGTTCGGCAATGCTGTCCGCTGATCTTCTCCACAAATACGGATTGCCGGAGGACGAGATTGTCGATGCTGTTGAATGCGCTGTGGCAAAGACACTGACGGCAGCTTTTCAGAGAACGGTTACTGTCCGGGCAGAGGGTGAACTGGAAATAATTGCCTATCCCAAGTTGGGACACCCGGTCGAAATGCAGTTGAAGGACATTCCCAAGAAGCTCCGCCGGCATATCATTCACAGTGTCGAAGCGGAACTGCAAAAACGCCAGATCCTGCTGGAAGCAAAAAAACTGCAGGAACTTCAGGGGAGGGTTTTTTGTGGGGCTGTGGGGCGTATCGGTTCCCGAGGGACATTGCACGTAACTCTGGAAATTGATGACTTACTTAAGCCTCTCATCCTGTTCGGAGAATGCCCATTACGTTATCAGCCGCCACATGAACGTTCCCGTTATCGCATAGGTGAGCAGCGCAGCTTCCTGGTGACGAGTGTGCGCCCCGTCATGGTGGGAGGCGACATTGCAAAGGTTCGACTCATCCTGAACCGGACATCTCGTGTTTTGCCGGCTCTGCTGCTTCAGGACCTGACCGGTATTGCTGGGATCAAATGCCGACGGCGTATCGCAGGAGGGTTCAGTGAAGTTGTTACGCCGGTTCGGATACCAAAAAAATCGATTAATACAGTCGGAAAGGAGTTGAGGGAACATGTTCAAGTCCTCATCGCACCGTAGCACCACCAACCCGGAATTCATGACCTCCATCGGTAACGGAGTCCAGATGGAACGACCGACCCGGATCGTTCCGATTTCGATCCCTGATGAATACCGAAAACGGCACATGTTCGTATTTGGCACTACCGGGGTCGGCAAAACGCGACTCTGCGAGAACCTAATTGAGCAGGACATCATGAAAGGCAACAGCGTGGTCTACTTCGACCCCAAAGGTGACCAGCAGATCTTCACCAAGATTTTCGAGGTTGCCCGTAGGGCGGAGAGACTCAAGGATTTGATGCTGGTAACGCCGATTTTCCCGGAATACTCAGCGGTCATCGATCCTATGGCCTATTACTTCATGCCGGACGAACTCGTCGGCCATATCGTCTCAGGCATCCAGGGCGGACGTGAACCATTCTACCGCAACATTGCAAAGGAAATCACTACTGCCATCATCTCAGCCAACATCATCATCGCCGATTGGGAAAAACGTCTTCCCAAGCAAAATATGGATACTATCAGACAAAGCATTCGCCGCTCATCATTGAGCAGCACAATGGGGCTACTGCAAGAAATCAAGACACCCGAGGCGCTGCTAAACGCCGGCATGATCCAGGACATCCTTGAATCTCCCCAGGAGTATTATTCGAAGGTGTCTTCAACATTACGTACCTGCTTGATGGAGCTTTCCTCCGGGAACATCGGCAAGATTATCGGTCAGGCCGACAGCAACCGCTTCATCAGCCGACTTGAACGAAAGAAAGGGGTCATCATGGTCGTGCACACCGGCACCATGATTACCAGGGAGGCAGCCACAACACTTGGCAAAGTCCTCTTGTCGATGATCCAGTCTTTCATCGGCAGGGTCTATCTCTCTGACAAACAGAAAGTATTCCCACCACTGTCCATCTACATAGATGAGGCCCAGAGCCTGTTCTACCAAGGTATTGAGGACCTTTTCGCCAAGGCTGGATCAGCAGACGTAATGGTGCACGCCTTCGCCCAGTCCGTGAACCAAATATATGCCGCCATTGGTGAGGAATACGGCAAATCGATCCTCGACAACACCAACACCAAGATCTTCATGCGCTGTTCTGATGCTGAAACATCCGAGTACGTCGTACGGCATTTCGGCGTGCGCAACGTGCTGACCGGCATTTTCGGGTCCAACCAGGTCACTACCCGTGAAGTGGAACAGGACATTTTGAAAGTGCAGGATATTCTGGGGCTGCAACCAAGGGAATTCTACATGCTGACCTACTCCGGTAGGTACAAGGGTGTGACTCGTGATGCCAGAGACCCGCAGTTGAAGATAGTCTTCCCGTCGGCGCCATCTTCCATAACCATGAGCAGAGGGGCCGCATGATAATCCTGCTCTACTTCTGTGGCGTTATCGGTTTCCTGATGGTCACTTACAACCTGTGGCGAATTTTAACCAGGCGTCCGGCTGAAGTAGAGCAAGAACCGTGGGTTCCACTGTCAATTTCGGAACTGGAACCGGATGATGACCTGCCATGCACTGATCTCGCCACGGTATCTTCAGTATGGACAGGCCGTGTTGTTCACTTCACTGATCTGTCTCGGCTCTGGCGTGAACCCACTCCTAAACAGGAAGAGGAAGCCGCATTTCCAAGACCGACATTCCGGCATTCGGAGATTGAAGAGTTCTACAGGGACATTGTGGAACCGGAACCGCTTATCAATGGGAAGCGTAAGACTGTGATCGTCTATCTGCTTAAGATCCTCGACGCGGAAGGTACATGCCCCTCGGTTGTCGGAATCAAGAAATATGCAGCTGTCGGCAAGCAGATATCTGATCCGGATTCGGCGTACGGAGCAGCAGCTCTTGCCCAACTGGCTACCATACCGCTCTATCGGCATTCCCTGGGGGTTGCCCGCAAGTTCGTAGAAAAGAACTCTGAAAGAATCATGCTGCCTACGATCCTCATCGTGTCACTGGCGCATGACATCGGGAAAATTCCCTCTTTCCACAGCCAGTATTATTCGACTGCAGATCATCCGCAAATAGCGCTCATCATACTTGCGAGCATTCCGGAATACGTTGCGTTGTCGAACAGGGATGAACTCGACAGCATCATCCGCAACCATCACCAGATAACGCCGAACAATCCTCTCACGGCCTGTTTGAAACGGTGTGACCAGGAGTCTCGTAATGATGAGATGGGGTCTTTTCTTGGGCAAATGGCGCAGGTGAGGGCTTCCGAAGAAAGTTCGCTGCCAATAGCTGAGTCACTGCCACAACCTGATGTACCTGTCACTAAAGAAAAAATTTCGCAGGAATGGGATCACCCGCTCGGATCTCCAGAATCGGGAAAGTACGTTCCCCAGAAGATAAAGCTTCCTGCATGGTTCAATGCCGATACGATCCTTGGTGGCATCCACGGATTGATCAACCAGGTGGAGAAAACTTCGTCCGGAGTCAAGTGGCTGGCTGTTTCACTGCCGAACGGGTTGGTCTATGTGAAGCCAGAAGCACTTTGGCAGGTGATCCATCAAGTTAGCGATGGCGATCCCATGATCTTGGTGGCTGATGCTGATGAAGAAACCAAACGTAATCTTCTCCATACTGTCGTCTGGGAACTGAGTGCCTCCAGAGATGCCATTGCCACGGAACTCATGACCAATGCTTACTACACAACGAATGCATCCATCGTGACGAATAACGATAAGTCATTCAACAAACTCCTGATCCCGTTCCGGGTCGATGCCTTTGGTGTGCTCACCTCTGAACTGGAAAGCACCAAACCTCCGGTCTTGAGAAAAATAGTCAAGGACATCAGGCCGAAGCATGCGGAGGACAAAGAATGAGGAGACTGATACTGGCCTCTATTCTCCAACTCTCCGTGACCACCGCTTCTGCCGGCTATTATGCCGACTCGGCCAAGGGCTGGTGGTGGTACCAGAAAGAACCTGAGAAGCAGGCCGAAAAGCAGGAAAAGAAGAAGAAACCGCCCAAGAGCACGCCATCGCTCAAGGATTATTCTTATGAGCAGGTTTGGGAGATGCATCCCGACCAGTTCCAGGAGTTTGCCGAAGTATTGAAAAAGAAGGCTGTCCAGAAGCCGAGTGAAGAGAATGTGAAGGAGTACTTCGAGGTCCAGGAGATTGCCCGCAAGAAGGCGCTGGCTTTTTCCAACGTGGCTCAGTTTGTCTGGCAGAAGTACCCGGAGCTGACCACCAAGAAGGACTATCCGATCACGACTCCCGGCAACCTGGCGAGGATCTCCCAGATCAATGAGGAGCGGCAGCGCATTCTGCGGGACAACCGGGATGACTTTGCCCTGATTTATTTCCAGAGACCTGACTGCAGCTACTGCGATGAGCAATCCCGCATCCTTGACTGGTTCACCAACGAGACCGGCTGGACCGTGAAGAAGGTCAACATCAGTGAGAACCCGGGACTCGCCGCCAAATTCAGCGTGGAGATCACGCCGACCCTGATCCTGATCCAGAAAGGGAACCAGGATTATCTACCGGTCTCGGCAGGCGTCATTTCCGCCGACGAGATCGAAGACAAGGCATACCGGGCCGTGCGCCTCCTCAAGGGTGACATCTCCCCGGAGGAATATTCGCTCTACGAATTCCAGAAGGGAGGCAGTTTCGACGTGAAGAAACGCCGTCTTCAGGAGGAGCGGCCATGAGTCTGCCGGTACCACTGCAACAGAAAAGAGGTGTCAGTGTGAAACGAACTGTTATTACCAGAACCGCCGCTGCCTGCCTGGCGGCAACAATTGCCTTGAACCCTGTTCTTTCCTGGTCCGGCTGGGTCGATGACTGGGTGCAGCAAAAAAGCTCCACTTCTCCCAGCTATTATGAAGGATCAAAGCGTGGCTACTACACTGGCGGCAGTTTCTCTGCCAGATGGGCGAACACCGATGACCATCTGTTTACTGCCTCGCTGCCCAAACTGAAGTCCGGCTGCGGTGGGATCGACATGTTTCTCGGCGGCTTCTCGTTTCTGAATGTGGATTACCTGGTGCAGAAGCTCCAGAACATCCTGTCGGCAGCTCCGGCCGCAGCCTTTGATATTGCCCTGAAAACCCTGGCACCCCAGGTTGCCGATACCATCAAGAGTCTTGAAGCAATCACCGACCGGTTGAACTCGCTACAGATGAATGACTGCAAGGCGGCCAAGGCTCTAGTGGCTACTGCTGCCAGTCCGTTTTCATCAGTCATGTCCGACAGCCTGAAGGCAGAGATGAAAACAGCCCAGACCGACTTCATGGTATCAAGCGGCGCCAAGGATCTTTATCAGGATGTCAGCAAGCTGTTCGAGAGCGAACAGAAGACCAATGCTGGTAACAAGCCTGGCGTTCCCGGAACGACCCAGACCTCAGCCACCAGTGCTACCGCCGGTTGCCCGACCGAAGTCCTGCAGGTATTCGGGGACGGGTCGGTCCTGGAAAACCTGGCCGGCAAGAAAGGAATGAGCAGCGAGTACGTCAAACTGGTGCGCGGCTTCATCGGCGATGTGATCATCCAGAACCCGGCGACGACCGGTACCACCTACCAGGCCCAATACATTCCTCCGTGCGACAAGAACAACAGCTTCGATTCCTTTATCAGCGGTTCCGCCCAGGGACGGGATACCGCCGGGGCCTGTGCCGATATTACCGATGCCAACAAGAACCTGATGGTCTATGTGGCCGGCAAGATGCAGTCCATCGCTACCAAGATCAAATCGAAGACCGCCCTTACCGCCGACGAGGAGGCGTTCCTCAAGAGTACGCCGCTGTCGGTCGGGCTGATCCTCAAGAATGCCACTGCCACCAATACCGAGGGTGAGGTCATCGGCAAACTGGCAGAACTGACCGCCCGGGCCTACGGCTACTACATGCTGCTCGACCTGTTTGGGCGTGCAGTCCAGTTGCAGGAGATGGCCCGCAACATCATGTCTACCCAGAAGGGTAATAAAGCCGGGGCTTCGCCGGAGACCTGCCAGTTGGCGCTCCTCGGCGAAGGTATGCAGCATATCCAGACGCTTGAGGAAAAGACGCTGCAACTTCTGAGCGTTGCCCAGCAGAGTTACGCCAATGCAGCTTCTGAGATCAATGCGGTGGAAATGATCGTCCAGAATATGAAGAAATTCGACGACACAGTGTTTTCGGAATTATCAGACCGGTTCGGCAAAGGAATCGCCATGAGGGCTACCGGCAGAATCTAACAACAATGAAAGGGAGGAATTATGGCAGACAAGACTAACAAGGCGGATAAGGGTAACAGCACCCCTCCTGCTTCCAAGAAAGTCGACTGGCAGGCTAGAAAGCTGGAGAATGCGAAACGGGACGATACAAGTGTTGTTTTCTGTCGCGCTCGTGATACCGGCGACTTCATCAACATTCTCAACTCAAACGATAATCTCGTCTACCAGATGCGGATGAACATGGGGAGGAGGGAGTCCCTGACATTTGAGGTAGTGAAGAGCTACATCGACCGGAGCCGGCGAATTAAGGAAGAACTAAATCTCATGAATGCCGAAATGTGCCAGTTGCTCGACTACACGTACAAGCCGCCACGGGGATTCGATAACCCTCTCAAAAAGCAGGATAAGCAGGCAGTCCCTGGGGTAGAAACCGGCAAGAAATGATTACTCTGTTTCAGTCGAACCGGGACGATGCCAAATGGGTCGTCCCGGGTGAATCCTCTTGACTTGTAAGAGGAATATCGATAGCGTTTCAGTATTATAGACTCTTTCAAGAGACTCCGTGCGGCCTTTGAGCCCCGGATAGACTTTTTCGGATAGCCCGAAGAAGAAATGCCCCCGGCAGGGATGAACTACCTGGAAAGACAAGGCCGCAGTTGCCCCTTTCCGGATGACACCAGGAACGGCTTATGCCTTCCTCGATCAGTCGTATGGGTAATGCGACTTGAATCCAATCTGAAGGTGCGCCCATCAATGTAGCGCGTGCCTCTGATAACCAATAATCACGAAGAACAGTGACCTATTCTGGCAATGGCCGGAGTGGGTTTTTTGTTGTTCAAAATCCGCGACAAGCTTTGTAAGCGGCGGATACTTTCACCACATCCCGACCGGGAGACATTTTGTTCTCTCCCTACGGGACAGACATCTGTCTCTTTGCTTCGGGAAAACCACAAGGAGGCAGTATGGCAAGTTTGAACCGCGTAGAACTCATCGGCAACCTGGGTCGTGATCCTGAAATCAGGTACACACCAGGAGGCACCGCTGTCGCAAGTTTTTCACTCGCGACCAGTGAAAAGGTAAAAACCAAAAGTGGCGAATGGGAGGTCCGGACCGAGTGGCACAACATCGTCCTATACGCACGTCTCGCAGAAGTAGCTGGCGAGTATCTGTCGAAAGGAAAAAGTGTTTATCTCGACGGCAAACTCAAGACCCGCAAATGGCAAGATCGGGACGGTAAAGATCGCTACACAACCGAAATCATCGGCGACAAGCTTCTTATGCTGGGTAGTAAAAATGGCAGCATTCCTGACGGGAGTGACGATCAGCCATCAAATAGCCAGGCACATGAGGACATTCCGCACGATGACACCGATCCGTTCTAACAACCAGTAACCACAACTCAACAGTCCTACGGGGAAACATTACCAAGTCCCCAAAGGGATTGGTCTGTCTTCTCTGTCGGACACAACCCACAGAAAAGGAGACAGACAGATGAACGCACCAGCTCAAATCATTCCCATCAACCCCGCAGCATCATCCCTCACTCACCACGCTGTCAACATCAGTGAACTGAAGGCCCAGGTAAACCTGATTCAATACGTCATGCGTGACGTCATGAAATCAGGCGAGCACTACGGCACCATTCCCGGTTGCGGAGACAAAGCAGTTCTTCTCAAACCGGGCGCCGAAAAGCTCATGCTCACCTTCAGACTGGCAAACGACGTGGATGTGGAAACCATCGACCTGCATCTCGGCCATCGGGAGTATCGCATCAAGGTGACGCTCTACTCACCGGCAGGCCAGCGTCTCGGTACAGGTGTCGGTTCATGTTCGACCATGGAAAGCAAGTATCGTTTCCGTG
Above is a window of Trichlorobacter lovleyi SZ DNA encoding:
- a CDS encoding lytic transglycosylase domain-containing protein; the protein is MCRLPGICLLMISLVSLPIQAKAFCFEEAGSQYGISPQLLWSIAKTESNFNPRAINRNSNGTYDYGLMQINSSWAKRLGKTWNELGEPCTNVKVGAWVLAQCIQDYGYTWRAVGCYNSRTPSKGDRYAGKVYRILAEHTKPQATTLIAAISTPRIDSPWDEVFGNAVR
- a CDS encoding type IV secretory system conjugative DNA transfer family protein; the encoded protein is MERPTRIVPISIPDEYRKRHMFVFGTTGVGKTRLCENLIEQDIMKGNSVVYFDPKGDQQIFTKIFEVARRAERLKDLMLVTPIFPEYSAVIDPMAYYFMPDELVGHIVSGIQGGREPFYRNIAKEITTAIISANIIIADWEKRLPKQNMDTIRQSIRRSSLSSTMGLLQEIKTPEALLNAGMIQDILESPQEYYSKVSSTLRTCLMELSSGNIGKIIGQADSNRFISRLERKKGVIMVVHTGTMITREAATTLGKVLLSMIQSFIGRVYLSDKQKVFPPLSIYIDEAQSLFYQGIEDLFAKAGSADVMVHAFAQSVNQIYAAIGEEYGKSILDNTNTKIFMRCSDAETSEYVVRHFGVRNVLTGIFGSNQVTTREVEQDILKVQDILGLQPREFYMLTYSGRYKGVTRDARDPQLKIVFPSAPSSITMSRGAA
- a CDS encoding HD domain-containing protein, giving the protein MIILLYFCGVIGFLMVTYNLWRILTRRPAEVEQEPWVPLSISELEPDDDLPCTDLATVSSVWTGRVVHFTDLSRLWREPTPKQEEEAAFPRPTFRHSEIEEFYRDIVEPEPLINGKRKTVIVYLLKILDAEGTCPSVVGIKKYAAVGKQISDPDSAYGAAALAQLATIPLYRHSLGVARKFVEKNSERIMLPTILIVSLAHDIGKIPSFHSQYYSTADHPQIALIILASIPEYVALSNRDELDSIIRNHHQITPNNPLTACLKRCDQESRNDEMGSFLGQMAQVRASEESSLPIAESLPQPDVPVTKEKISQEWDHPLGSPESGKYVPQKIKLPAWFNADTILGGIHGLINQVEKTSSGVKWLAVSLPNGLVYVKPEALWQVIHQVSDGDPMILVADADEETKRNLLHTVVWELSASRDAIATELMTNAYYTTNASIVTNNDKSFNKLLIPFRVDAFGVLTSELESTKPPVLRKIVKDIRPKHAEDKE
- a CDS encoding conjugal transfer protein TraF; the protein is MRRLILASILQLSVTTASAGYYADSAKGWWWYQKEPEKQAEKQEKKKKPPKSTPSLKDYSYEQVWEMHPDQFQEFAEVLKKKAVQKPSEENVKEYFEVQEIARKKALAFSNVAQFVWQKYPELTTKKDYPITTPGNLARISQINEERQRILRDNRDDFALIYFQRPDCSYCDEQSRILDWFTNETGWTVKKVNISENPGLAAKFSVEITPTLILIQKGNQDYLPVSAGVISADEIEDKAYRAVRLLKGDISPEEYSLYEFQKGGSFDVKKRRLQEERP
- a CDS encoding conjugal transfer protein TraH, with the protein product MSLPVPLQQKRGVSVKRTVITRTAAACLAATIALNPVLSWSGWVDDWVQQKSSTSPSYYEGSKRGYYTGGSFSARWANTDDHLFTASLPKLKSGCGGIDMFLGGFSFLNVDYLVQKLQNILSAAPAAAFDIALKTLAPQVADTIKSLEAITDRLNSLQMNDCKAAKALVATAASPFSSVMSDSLKAEMKTAQTDFMVSSGAKDLYQDVSKLFESEQKTNAGNKPGVPGTTQTSATSATAGCPTEVLQVFGDGSVLENLAGKKGMSSEYVKLVRGFIGDVIIQNPATTGTTYQAQYIPPCDKNNSFDSFISGSAQGRDTAGACADITDANKNLMVYVAGKMQSIATKIKSKTALTADEEAFLKSTPLSVGLILKNATATNTEGEVIGKLAELTARAYGYYMLLDLFGRAVQLQEMARNIMSTQKGNKAGASPETCQLALLGEGMQHIQTLEEKTLQLLSVAQQSYANAASEINAVEMIVQNMKKFDDTVFSELSDRFGKGIAMRATGRI
- a CDS encoding single-stranded DNA-binding protein; its protein translation is MASLNRVELIGNLGRDPEIRYTPGGTAVASFSLATSEKVKTKSGEWEVRTEWHNIVLYARLAEVAGEYLSKGKSVYLDGKLKTRKWQDRDGKDRYTTEIIGDKLLMLGSKNGSIPDGSDDQPSNSQAHEDIPHDDTDPF